The following are encoded together in the Lactuca sativa cultivar Salinas chromosome 1, Lsat_Salinas_v11, whole genome shotgun sequence genome:
- the LOC111884503 gene encoding mitochondrial pyruvate carrier 4 produces MASSKLQALWNHPAGPKTIHFWAPTFKWGISIANIADFAKPPEKLSYPQQFAVTATGIIWSRYSMVITPKNWNLFSVNVAMAGTGIYQLSRKIRNDYFNEEETATAIKE; encoded by the exons ATGGCTTCGTCGAAACTACAGGCTCTCTGGAATCACCCTGCTGGCCCGAAAACGA TTCATTTCTGGGCTCCAACTTTCAAGTGGGGCATCAGCATTGCCAATATTGCAGATTTTGCCAAGCCACCAGAGAAACTTTCATACCCTCAACAATTTG CTGTCACAGCCACTGGAATTATCTGGTCTCGTTACAGCATGGTCATCACCCCG AAAAACTGGAACCTTTTTAGTGTAAATGTTGCAATGGCTGGAACAGGAATCTATCAACTCTCCCGGAAAATCCG GAATGATTATTTTAACGAAGAGGAGACTGCAACTGCAATAAAGGAATAA